In Desulfobacteraceae bacterium, the DNA window GCCGGAGCCGACATCACCACCGTGCACTGCACGGCCGGCTACGACCCGGCGGCTGAGGGCCTCAGCGGGGAAAAACTGGCCGGTGTCACCGTCCTGACCTCCATCGGGCCGGAGCACTTCAGTCGTTATTACCGCGGCCCCGGCATTGCCGCCATGGTCGCCCGCATGGCCCACGAGGCCGCCGGCCGCTACGGCTATCTGGTCTGCTCGGCCCGCGATCTGGGCGCCATCCAAGAGCTGCCCATCAAAAAAATCTGCCCGGGGATCCGCCCCGCCTGGTACACCCGGGGCGATGACCAGCAGCGCACCGCCACACCGGCCGATGCCATCCGCGCCGGCGCCCACCTGCTGGTGATCGGCCGCCCCCTGCTGGAAGCTGCAGACATCCAAGGGGCCCTGAGGCGCACCAACCAGGAAATCGCGTCGGCCCTTAAGCCCGCTTCAGCTGGCTGGGCGTGACCGCCCTTCCCAGCCGGAAACCCCCTCCCACAGGGGAAGACAGCCGCCTTCAAGCGCAGCAAGCTGAGGCGCCGCCGGATGCCCCCTGCCCTGGCTGCGGCGGCTCCCGGTCCAGCTCGAAAGCGGAGTGCAGCACACGAACCGCCAGCTCTGCATATTTTTCGTCGATTACGCACGAAATCCGGATTTCCGAGGTGCTGATCAGCCGGATGTTGATATTTTCGCTGGCCAACGCCGCGAACATCTTGGTGGCGACACCCGAGTGGCTTTTCATGCCCAGCCCGGTCACCGACACCTTGGCGATGTCGTCCCGGCCCTGAACGCCCTTGGCACCGATCTCCGCCGCCACCCGCTCTTCGATCTGCATGGCCTGGGGGTAATCGGTTTGTGGAACGGTAAAGGTGATGTCGTTGCGCCCGCCGGCGGGGGAGGTCTGAATGATCATGTCCACCAGGATGCCGGCTTCGGCGATGGGGGCGAAGATCTTGTGGGCGATCCCGGGCCGGTCGGGTACCTGCACCAGGGTGATGCGGGCTTGACGCTTGTCACAGGTCACACCGGAGACGACAACTCTTTCCATGTAGGAATCCTCCTCCACCACCATGGTACCCTCCTCGTCCACAAAGGACGATCGCACGTGAATCGGCACACCATATTTTTTGGCAAATTCCACCGAACGGATTTGGAGCACCTTGGCCCCGAGGCTGGCCATCTCCAACATCTCCTCATAGGAGATGGTGTGAAGTTTGCGCGCCCTCTGGCAGATGTTGGGATCCGCCGTGTAGATGCCGTCGACATCGGTGTAGATTTCGCACATATCGGCCTTGAGGGCGGCGGCGATAGCGACCGCCGAGGTGTCCGAGCCGCCGCGGCCCAGGGTGGTGATGTTGCCGTTGTCGTCACTGCCCTGGAAGCCCGCCACCACCACGATATTGCGCCGTTGCAAGAGATCGGGAATCGGTCCGCCGCCGATGTCGCGAATCCGGGCGTTGCCGAACCTGTCGTCGGTGAGCACCTTGACCTGGAACCCCAGCAGGGACTGGGCGGGGTAGTTCATCTCCTTGAGCATCATGGCCAAGAGCGCCGCCGTGGTCTGCTCGCCGGTGGCCAGGAGAACATCGAGTTCACGCTTGTCGGGAAGAGTGGCCACCTGGTGGGCCAGTTGGATGATGCTGTCGGTTACCCCGGCCATGGCCGAGAGAATCACCACCACGTCGTTGCCCTGGTCGTAGGTCTGAGTGACCCGCTTGGCCACGTGCTGAATGCGGTTGAGATTGGCCACCGAGGTGCCGCCGAACTTTTGAACGATGAGGGCCATGGAAGTCTATGTCTCAGTTAAGGTTAATAAAATCATTGGGAAAGAAGAGTTCCCGGGGGGCCTCTTTCCGATTCCGGACGCGACGCGAAACCGGTGCAAA includes these proteins:
- a CDS encoding aspartate kinase — translated: MALIVQKFGGTSVANLNRIQHVAKRVTQTYDQGNDVVVILSAMAGVTDSIIQLAHQVATLPDKRELDVLLATGEQTTAALLAMMLKEMNYPAQSLLGFQVKVLTDDRFGNARIRDIGGGPIPDLLQRRNIVVVAGFQGSDDNGNITTLGRGGSDTSAVAIAAALKADMCEIYTDVDGIYTADPNICQRARKLHTISYEEMLEMASLGAKVLQIRSVEFAKKYGVPIHVRSSFVDEEGTMVVEEDSYMERVVVSGVTCDKRQARITLVQVPDRPGIAHKIFAPIAEAGILVDMIIQTSPAGGRNDITFTVPQTDYPQAMQIEERVAAEIGAKGVQGRDDIAKVSVTGLGMKSHSGVATKMFAALASENINIRLISTSEIRISCVIDEKYAELAVRVLHSAFELDREPPQPGQGASGGASACCA
- a CDS encoding orotidine 5'-phosphate decarboxylase — its product is MPSRIILPLDHLPWNQAREIITRTSGQVWGYKLRRAVLDRGLGVLEEIKPYGRVMLDFKLYDIPSAMTESLRQHLSAGADITTVHCTAGYDPAAEGLSGEKLAGVTVLTSIGPEHFSRYYRGPGIAAMVARMAHEAAGRYGYLVCSARDLGAIQELPIKKICPGIRPAWYTRGDDQQRTATPADAIRAGAHLLVIGRPLLEAADIQGALRRTNQEIASALKPASAGWA